A window from Balearica regulorum gibbericeps isolate bBalReg1 chromosome 1, bBalReg1.pri, whole genome shotgun sequence encodes these proteins:
- the HHLA2 gene encoding HERV-H LTR-associating protein 2, giving the protein MKGQKIPSPLIYFFHIGATLWGFTEQETVTGLFSKDCILPCTFPPGDDEVIYWKKGDKNVHSYYYQMDQLERQDPNYRHRTHLFYQNISHGNASLKLSNLTVTDEGSYNCYVGTQQTKTEVEVTLRVRVCSYYALEYQKTDTERTLKCYAFLTYPAPRISWAQGNTSTQETGREDTRDGVLYSVRSDQNIMNTADPYYCHIHLPHEEWTGEWKMQDELSTVGGSSIVIPCEYSSNTANTEGFSVVWTLTRNAVISVLASFNGTSHSYQPRVEINQSDFSLILVDITPNDSGEYLCNISTPHNTKLTVRTLQVENSGNTSKIVLKVIIVLLAIAALAVAVAVISVCIKKKRNDEHPDIPECHGLTPDSS; this is encoded by the exons ATGAAGGGACAGAAAATACCATCTCCTCTCATCTATTTCTTTCACATAGGTGCTACACTTTGGG GTTTTACAGAACAGGAAACAGTAACGGGGCTGTTTTCCAAGGATTGCATCCTCCCTTGTACTTTCCCACCTGGGGATGATGAAGTAATTTACTGGAAGAAAGGGGACAAAAATGTGCACAGCTACTACTACCAGATGGATCAGCTGGAAAGACAAGACCCAAATTACAGACATAGAACACACCTTTTCTACCAGAACATTTCTCATGGAAATGCCTCCTTGAAACTTAGTAACTTGACTGTGACTGATGAGGGCTCTTATAATTGTTATGTAGGAACGCAGCAAACTAAAACAGAAGTTGAAGTCACCCTGCGCGTAAGAG TTTGCTCTTACTATGCACTGGAATACCaaaagacagacacagaaaggACTCTGAAGTGCTATGCCTTTCTCACTTACCCAGCACCACGTATATCTTGGGCACAAGGCAATACATCCACCCAAGAAACAGGTCGGGAGGACACCAGGGATGGAGTTCTGTATTCTGTTAGAAGCGACCAGAACATTATGAACACAGCTGATCCTTACTACTGTCATATTCATCTCCCTCATGAAGAGTGGACTGGTGAATGGAAGATGCAAG ACGAACTGTCTACTGTGGGAGGAAGTAGCATTGTAATTCCTTGTGAATACAGCAGTAACACTGCAAACACCGAAGGCTTCAGTGTTGTTTGGACGTTAACTAGAAATGCAGTGATCTCAGTCCTGGCCTCCTTCAATGGTACATCTCACTCTTACCAGCCTCGAGTCGAGATTAACCAAAGTGACTTTTCACTGATATTGGTTGATATTACTCCAAATGACAGCGGAGAATATCTGTGTAATATTTCAACACCTCACAACACAAAACTTACTGTGAGAACTTTGCAAGTTG aaaattcaggcAACACCTCGAAGATTGTGCTAAAAGTGATCATTGTACTGTTGGCGATAGCAGCACTAGCAGTAGCAGTAGCGGTCATCTCTGTCTGTATCAAG aagaagagaaatgaTGAGCATCCTGACATACCagaatgtcatggtttaactccagacagcagctga